In Chitinophagales bacterium, a single genomic region encodes these proteins:
- a CDS encoding ABC transporter permease, with translation MQKLLAAINKDLKILFRDKAGLAVMFAMPILLVVVISSIQNSSFKLVNENKVPLLLVNADRAEVSMQFVEALQKIGMFKINYTDSVIAVVSKSMYDSDAMVAVVIPQGFSEHIATKANRITHQALQSLGMATAAASDSMPAAAAVTSTTLEMVYNPVMEESFRLSVIGALQSAQQFTENRQVLQALYKQLSNKKLPDSLEQQILASKSNVVQFPVAKDGSRAIPNTSQHNVPAWTIFAMFFIVVTLSTNIVKEKVSGSFIRLKTLPTNYAWLLLAKQITFVLVTMLQALVIFSIGYGIFPHLGLPALNFPTNKIGLIVVTFFCGWSAVSYGLLVGVFAKTMEQAIGFGAVSVVILAAIGGVIVPAFAMPEALQMVMKMSPLHWCIEAYYVMFLQGGGVKSVLMSIIPLLFFIIAMQLVSWVKLKSQNFV, from the coding sequence ATGCAAAAATTACTGGCAGCCATAAATAAAGATTTAAAAATCCTGTTTAGAGATAAGGCAGGTTTGGCAGTAATGTTTGCCATGCCCATTCTGTTGGTAGTGGTTATTTCTAGCATTCAAAACAGTTCTTTCAAGTTAGTGAACGAAAACAAAGTTCCATTGCTGTTAGTAAATGCCGATAGGGCAGAAGTGAGTATGCAGTTTGTGGAAGCATTGCAAAAAATCGGCATGTTTAAAATTAACTATACCGATTCTGTAATTGCCGTAGTTTCTAAAAGTATGTACGATAGCGATGCTATGGTGGCTGTAGTGATACCTCAGGGATTTTCGGAGCATATTGCCACTAAGGCAAATCGCATTACACATCAAGCATTGCAATCGCTTGGCATGGCAACGGCTGCTGCGTCAGATAGCATGCCTGCTGCAGCGGCTGTAACCTCCACTACTTTAGAAATGGTGTATAATCCCGTAATGGAAGAAAGTTTTAGGCTATCGGTAATAGGCGCATTACAAAGTGCACAGCAGTTTACGGAAAATAGGCAAGTGTTGCAGGCGCTTTACAAGCAGTTGAGCAATAAAAAATTACCCGATTCATTAGAGCAGCAAATTCTTGCTTCAAAATCCAATGTCGTTCAATTTCCTGTAGCAAAAGATGGCAGTCGCGCTATTCCCAATACTTCGCAACACAATGTGCCGGCATGGACCATTTTCGCCATGTTTTTTATTGTAGTAACACTTAGTACCAATATTGTAAAAGAAAAAGTAAGTGGCAGTTTTATTCGCCTAAAAACCTTACCTACCAATTACGCTTGGTTGCTGCTGGCAAAGCAAATTACATTTGTTTTAGTAACCATGTTGCAGGCGCTGGTAATTTTTTCAATCGGTTATGGCATATTCCCACATCTTGGCTTGCCGGCTTTAAATTTTCCTACCAATAAGATTGGATTGATTGTAGTAACATTTTTCTGCGGCTGGAGCGCGGTAAGTTATGGTTTGCTGGTAGGCGTTTTTGCCAAAACTATGGAGCAGGCAATTGGCTTTGGTGCGGTGTCTGTGGTAATTTTAGCTGCCATTGGCGGTGTAATTGTTCCTGCTTTTGCCATGCCGGAGGCATTACAAATGGTAATGAAAATGTCGCCATTGCATTGGTGTATAGAAGCCTATTATGTAATGTTTTTACAAGGTGGAGGCGTAAAAAGTGTTCTAATGAGTATTATTCCGCTACTTTTCTTCATTATTGCAATGCAATTAGTTTCGTGGGTGAAACTGAAAAGCCAAAACTTTGTTTAA
- a CDS encoding beta-ketoacyl-[acyl-carrier-protein] synthase family protein — MSKIVVTGIGIISPLGNSLHENRTALQQGKCALGSMEFTPSLYASKLPFGEVKWSNAALAQKHGISQLGITRTTLLALEAFEQAVKDAQLSTAELQTAAFINGTTVGGMCASDTLYQDANFNEVGSDYLNAYDLGSVALFIQNKYGIKGITNTFNTACSSSANAIMYGARLLQHGLAERVVVGGAESLAKFTINGFNSLNILSAEVCRPFDAERNGLNLGEGAAYLVLEKEENCKGKEIYAQVSGWANTNDAFHPSSLSDEGEGPFLAMQKALAVAQLEPVQIDFVNTHGTGTENNDEAESSAMLRVFANVPPFASAKSNIGHTLGAAGAIEAVICLLSIKYQEIYASLHFKTPIPATRLVPVLQYTKASVSHVMSNSFGFGGNCSSLVFSK; from the coding sequence ATGAGCAAAATAGTAGTTACAGGCATTGGAATAATATCTCCACTAGGCAATTCGCTGCACGAAAATAGAACTGCATTACAGCAAGGGAAATGCGCATTAGGCTCTATGGAATTTACGCCATCGCTTTATGCCAGTAAATTGCCCTTTGGCGAAGTAAAATGGAGCAATGCAGCCTTGGCTCAAAAGCATGGAATTAGCCAATTGGGTATTACCAGAACAACACTGCTGGCATTAGAAGCCTTTGAGCAAGCTGTGAAAGATGCACAACTTTCAACTGCCGAACTTCAAACGGCAGCATTCATAAATGGAACTACTGTGGGCGGTATGTGTGCTTCAGATACACTTTATCAAGATGCGAATTTCAACGAGGTTGGTTCCGATTATCTGAACGCCTACGACTTAGGTTCGGTAGCACTTTTTATTCAAAATAAATATGGAATAAAAGGTATTACCAATACGTTCAATACGGCATGTTCTTCTTCTGCTAATGCTATTATGTATGGCGCACGGTTGTTGCAACACGGCTTGGCAGAGCGCGTGGTGGTGGGTGGAGCCGAGAGCCTTGCAAAGTTTACCATCAATGGTTTTAATTCGCTCAATATCCTTTCCGCAGAAGTTTGCCGCCCTTTCGATGCCGAGCGCAATGGCCTTAATTTAGGTGAAGGTGCCGCTTATTTAGTATTGGAGAAAGAAGAAAACTGCAAGGGGAAAGAAATATACGCACAAGTGTCGGGCTGGGCAAATACCAACGATGCTTTTCATCCTTCATCGCTTTCCGATGAAGGCGAAGGTCCATTCCTTGCCATGCAAAAAGCATTGGCAGTTGCACAATTGGAGCCTGTACAAATAGATTTTGTAAATACACATGGCACGGGTACCGAAAATAATGATGAAGCCGAAAGCAGCGCCATGTTGCGCGTATTTGCCAATGTGCCACCATTTGCTTCGGCAAAATCCAATATAGGACACACGCTTGGAGCAGCAGGAGCCATAGAAGCCGTTATTTGTTTGCTGAGCATCAAGTATCAAGAAATCTATGCCAGTTTGCATTTTAAAACGCCAATTCCAGCCACAAGGCTTGTTCCTGTACTGCAATACACCAAAGCATCGGTAAGCCATGTAATGTCTAATTCGTTTGGCTTTGGCGGCAATTGCAGCTCATTGGTTTTTTCAAAGTAA
- a CDS encoding ABC transporter ATP-binding protein, translated as MEVVPAIKVANLSFGYDVESSALFQNFNLNIAQGERFGLLGPNGAGKTTLMSLLTGVLQPNAGSVYIKQVDMAAQPMKAKSVFGLVPQAHSLYAELTAMENLLFFGAWSGMGTKEIKEKGTLLLHKMGLWEARNKLVSKFSGGMKSRLNLAIGVIHAPEILFLDEPTSAVDVQSRHAILSFLHELNTSGTTLVYTSHLLSEAEQLCTQIALMDNGSIMAQGTVQELLNSSGKDNLEALFLSLTGRNFRDN; from the coding sequence ATGGAGGTAGTGCCCGCAATTAAGGTTGCTAATCTTTCTTTTGGTTACGATGTAGAGAGCAGTGCGCTGTTTCAAAACTTCAATTTAAACATTGCTCAAGGTGAGCGTTTTGGATTGCTAGGTCCAAACGGAGCAGGAAAAACCACGCTCATGAGTTTGCTTACCGGAGTGTTGCAGCCCAATGCAGGCAGTGTATATATTAAGCAGGTAGATATGGCGGCTCAGCCAATGAAAGCAAAGTCGGTGTTTGGCTTAGTGCCGCAAGCACATTCTTTGTATGCAGAATTAACGGCAATGGAAAACTTGTTGTTTTTTGGTGCGTGGAGCGGCATGGGCACAAAAGAAATTAAAGAGAAAGGAACATTGTTGCTCCATAAAATGGGGCTTTGGGAGGCAAGAAATAAATTGGTTTCAAAATTTTCTGGTGGCATGAAGAGCCGCTTGAATCTTGCCATAGGAGTAATTCATGCTCCCGAAATTCTCTTTTTAGATGAGCCTACATCGGCAGTTGATGTGCAATCGCGTCATGCCATACTGAGTTTTTTGCATGAGTTGAATACATCAGGAACCACATTGGTTTATACTTCGCATTTGCTGAGCGAAGCGGAGCAACTTTGTACGCAAATTGCATTGATGGATAATGGCAGTATCATGGCTCAAGGTACGGTACAAGAATTGTTGAACAGTAGCGGTAAAGATAATTTAGAGGCCTTGTTTTTATCGCTTACAGGAAGAAACTTTAGAGATAACTGA
- a CDS encoding class I SAM-dependent rRNA methyltransferase produces the protein MNSLKVTLHQNKTEAVRRFHPWVFSGAIKNIAGNPNDGDVVEVADEKGNFLGLGHYAKGSIAVRIFSFAAEKNIEKIFAQKIEAAIALRKQIGLWQNDVTNAFRLIHGEGDELPGLIVDIYGNTAVLQAHSKGMFQHRALIAALLRRHSKGIIENVYSKSDAALKHKEATDGLLEGNSLATEINEYKLRFKVELPTGQKTGFFLDQRENRRLLARYAENKKVLNTFCYTGGFSVYAAKAGAALVHSVDSSVRAIQLTNENMELNGCKRHESFTTDVFDFIHKQTQADFYDIIVLDPPAFAKNHGARHQAIQAYKRLNAAALQKVKKQGFIFTFSCSQAVNQEMFEGAVTAASIETGRKAKIIHRLTQPADHPVNIFHPEGEYLKGLVLAVE, from the coding sequence TTGAATAGTTTGAAAGTTACATTACACCAAAACAAAACCGAAGCAGTTCGTAGATTTCACCCTTGGGTATTTTCCGGAGCTATTAAGAATATTGCAGGCAATCCAAACGATGGCGATGTAGTAGAAGTAGCCGATGAAAAAGGAAATTTTTTAGGGCTGGGGCATTATGCCAAAGGCAGTATTGCCGTGCGTATTTTTTCGTTCGCAGCAGAGAAAAATATAGAGAAAATATTTGCACAAAAGATTGAAGCAGCCATTGCTCTGCGCAAGCAAATAGGTTTGTGGCAAAATGATGTTACCAACGCTTTTCGTTTAATACATGGCGAAGGCGATGAATTGCCAGGGTTGATTGTAGATATTTATGGCAATACAGCCGTGCTACAGGCGCATAGTAAAGGCATGTTTCAGCACCGCGCACTTATTGCAGCCTTGTTGCGCAGGCATTCAAAAGGCATAATAGAAAATGTATATTCTAAGAGCGATGCGGCACTTAAACATAAAGAAGCTACCGATGGCTTGCTCGAAGGCAATAGCCTTGCCACCGAGATAAATGAATATAAACTTCGCTTTAAGGTAGAACTCCCAACGGGGCAAAAAACCGGTTTCTTTTTAGACCAGCGCGAAAACCGCAGATTGTTGGCAAGGTATGCCGAAAACAAAAAAGTGCTGAATACATTCTGCTATACAGGCGGTTTTTCGGTATATGCAGCCAAGGCGGGTGCAGCCCTAGTTCATTCTGTAGATAGTTCTGTTAGAGCTATTCAGCTTACCAACGAAAATATGGAGTTAAACGGCTGCAAGCGCCACGAATCTTTTACTACCGATGTGTTCGATTTTATTCACAAGCAAACTCAGGCAGATTTTTACGATATTATAGTACTCGATCCGCCAGCTTTTGCCAAAAATCACGGTGCACGCCACCAAGCTATTCAAGCATACAAAAGACTCAATGCAGCTGCTTTGCAAAAGGTAAAAAAGCAAGGTTTTATATTTACATTTTCGTGCTCACAAGCCGTGAACCAAGAAATGTTTGAAGGTGCCGTTACCGCAGCTTCCATAGAAACAGGGCGAAAAGCAAAAATTATCCATCGCCTCACACAGCCGGCAGACCATCCCGTAAATATATTTCACCCCGAAGGCGAATACTTAAAGGGATTAGTTTTAGCTGTAGAATAA
- a CDS encoding acyl carrier protein — protein sequence MTKEELKSDLKVKIIKYLNYLSISPDEIGDDMPLFGTGLGLDSIDSIELVVMLEREYGIKIENPKEGRKILVDVNTIADYIENHRAGTVQQ from the coding sequence ATGACAAAAGAAGAATTAAAAAGCGACTTAAAAGTAAAGATTATCAAGTACCTGAATTATTTATCTATTTCTCCCGATGAAATTGGAGATGATATGCCGCTATTCGGTACCGGGCTTGGTTTAGATTCTATTGACTCTATTGAATTAGTGGTGATGTTGGAGCGCGAATACGGTATTAAAATAGAAAACCCCAAAGAGGGAAGAAAAATTTTGGTAGATGTAAATACCATAGCCGATTATATTGAAAATCACCGCGCAGGAACTGTTCAGCAATGA